GTTTTGCGAGAGCACTTGGCTATAATTTTGCTCTTCtgaaggaattttttttaattccagacCCGACGCCGTTTCGGAAAGACCTCTTCATGAAGGATTTCTCCAGGAATGGCTTGAGGAACGCCAGCTCCTCGCTGCGATCGGCTTCCACCAAGCAGCT
The sequence above is a segment of the Xenopus tropicalis strain Nigerian chromosome 7, UCB_Xtro_10.0, whole genome shotgun sequence genome. Coding sequences within it:
- the nps gene encoding neuropeptide S, yielding MASSGKADYCLVLLNSCLVEADRSEELAFLKPFLEKSFMKRSFRNGVGSGIKKNSFRRAKL